One Ardenticatenales bacterium DNA segment encodes these proteins:
- a CDS encoding ABC transporter permease: MKVLSITLKDIQLALKDSGAIVYLFLLPLIFIFLFAGGLNVLAGDGGEEGGAAERIPLPVVNEDGDGALAQTFLQKLADAGSVSVQPITLEEARAQLDTRRIAHVLLIPAGFSADFAAGVPTQLRLINYPAADINETEALRLAVDGVAQRLALEQQLVASLEQMGAMQAAAEPTSQTFATERIVAQARGQFARAQTRPLVSLTAVEPGSMVASVELPDFGSVQLKVPGFAVLFVFLTAQAVARSIYDEKKYGSFRRLLAAPLGKMRLLLGKMATNFLIVLIQFGVCFAVGIFLLPLVGLDRLTLGHDPLALLLLCALVALCSTSMGVLIAALARTENQIGGLSTVMIWGTGILGGAMVPAFFLGDFLNTVAKAVPQYWAIDGFYRLLVLGQGGAEVMPAFLALLGFSILFFGLGMWRFDFN, from the coding sequence ATGAAAGTTCTAAGCATTACGCTGAAAGACATACAACTGGCGCTCAAAGATTCGGGAGCCATTGTCTACCTGTTTTTGCTGCCTTTGATCTTCATCTTTCTTTTCGCGGGGGGTTTGAACGTTTTGGCCGGTGATGGCGGAGAGGAGGGGGGAGCGGCGGAGAGGATTCCCCTGCCGGTGGTAAATGAAGACGGCGATGGCGCACTGGCGCAAACGTTTCTGCAAAAACTGGCCGATGCGGGGAGCGTCAGTGTCCAGCCGATCACCCTGGAGGAAGCGCGGGCGCAGTTAGATACGCGACGCATTGCCCATGTCCTGCTTATTCCAGCGGGTTTTTCGGCTGACTTTGCCGCGGGCGTGCCCACGCAACTGCGCTTGATCAACTATCCTGCCGCGGACATCAATGAGACGGAGGCGCTGCGCCTGGCTGTGGATGGCGTGGCGCAACGTCTGGCGTTGGAGCAGCAGCTCGTTGCCAGTCTGGAGCAGATGGGCGCAATGCAGGCAGCGGCGGAGCCGACAAGTCAGACATTTGCGACGGAGCGGATTGTGGCGCAGGCGCGCGGCCAGTTTGCCCGCGCTCAAACGCGACCATTGGTGTCACTGACGGCGGTGGAGCCGGGCAGCATGGTCGCCAGCGTGGAACTGCCGGATTTTGGCTCTGTGCAGTTGAAAGTGCCCGGTTTTGCCGTGCTGTTTGTGTTTTTGACGGCGCAGGCGGTGGCGCGCTCGATTTATGATGAGAAAAAGTATGGCAGTTTTCGCCGCCTACTGGCCGCGCCGTTGGGCAAGATGCGCCTGTTGTTGGGGAAGATGGCGACGAATTTCCTGATCGTCTTGATTCAGTTTGGCGTCTGTTTTGCTGTGGGAATCTTTTTGCTGCCACTGGTGGGACTGGATCGGCTGACGTTGGGGCATGATCCGCTGGCGTTGCTGCTATTGTGCGCGCTGGTGGCTTTGTGTTCGACGAGCATGGGGGTGTTGATTGCGGCGCTGGCGCGCACGGAGAATCAGATTGGTGGCCTGAGTACGGTGATGATCTGGGGGACGGGTATTCTGGGGGGGGCGATGGTCCCCGCCTTTTTCCTGGGCGATTTCTTGAATACGGTGGCGAAGGCCGTGCCGCAATACTGGGCAATCGATGGGTTTTACCGGCTATTGGTGTTGGGGCAGGGGGGAGCGGAGGTGATGCCGGCATTTCTCGCGCTCCTCGGCTTCTCTATCCTGTTCTTTGGCCTGGGCATGTGGCGCTTCGACTTCAACTGA
- a CDS encoding ATP-binding cassette domain-containing protein, which translates to MPPILEVNNLVKKYGEATVVKGINFQVEQGEIFGLLGPNGAGKTQTISMITGVIPPTAGTARIDGHDILTDAAAAKQISGLVPQDLALYPALSARANLNFFGRIYGLRGQPLKERVEDVLHVVSLTERADEPVENYSGGMKRRVNIAAGLVHQPRLLFLDEPTVGVDPQSRNQIFESVLRLNRERGMSIIYTSHYMEEVELLCKRVAIIDQGRIIALDSIRNLIDSLGGGILQIGLSQADDDLLRQLTALPAVRQARLESGGADGASATGMTPMVRIETENSQTALVNVFEFLNQRDIPIISLDIHEPNLETVFLQLTGKKLRE; encoded by the coding sequence ATGCCACCCATTCTCGAAGTCAACAATCTTGTAAAAAAGTACGGCGAGGCCACCGTCGTCAAAGGTATCAACTTTCAGGTTGAGCAGGGTGAGATATTCGGCCTGTTGGGACCGAATGGCGCCGGCAAAACGCAAACCATTTCCATGATCACGGGCGTCATCCCGCCTACTGCCGGCACAGCCCGCATTGACGGACACGACATACTCACCGATGCCGCCGCCGCGAAGCAAATTAGCGGTCTTGTACCCCAGGATTTGGCCCTGTACCCCGCCCTCAGCGCGCGCGCCAACCTCAACTTCTTCGGGCGTATCTACGGGCTGCGCGGGCAGCCCCTGAAAGAGCGCGTGGAAGACGTGCTGCACGTGGTTTCCCTGACTGAGCGCGCCGACGAGCCGGTGGAGAACTACTCCGGCGGCATGAAACGGCGCGTGAACATTGCCGCCGGCCTGGTACACCAGCCCCGGCTCCTTTTCCTGGATGAGCCAACCGTGGGCGTGGACCCGCAAAGCCGCAACCAGATATTTGAGAGCGTCCTGCGCCTTAATCGGGAGCGGGGGATGAGCATCATCTACACCAGCCATTACATGGAGGAGGTGGAGTTGCTCTGCAAGCGGGTGGCGATCATTGACCAGGGGCGGATCATTGCCCTGGATAGCATCCGCAACCTGATTGACTCCCTGGGCGGAGGTATTTTACAAATCGGGTTGTCGCAGGCGGACGATGACTTGCTGCGCCAGTTGACGGCGCTGCCCGCCGTCCGTCAGGCGCGCCTGGAAAGCGGGGGCGCTGACGGTGCATCCGCGACGGGCATGACGCCAATGGTGCGGATCGAGACGGAGAACAGCCAGACGGCCCTGGTCAACGTATTTGAGTTTCTCAACCAGCGGGATATTCCCATTATCTCTCTGGACATCCACGAGCCAAACCTGGAAACCGTTTTCCTGCAACTCACCGGTAAGAAACTGCGGGAATAG
- a CDS encoding acetyl ornithine aminotransferase family protein: MEPNINGVGPIAQAVIARDHDALATSYHREYPLVVDHALGSEVWDVDGRRYIDFMAGVAVLNVGHRHPKVVEAVRQQVDKFWHICLHDFYYPNAVDLAEQLQRIAPMSDHTRIYFGNSGTEAVEAAIKLARYKTKRSRFIGFTGAFHGRTLGSLSFTSSKTVQRANYQLMVPVHHLPYPNEYRPVLVSHNGEHYGDTILDYLENELFRMVVSPQDIAGILIEPIQGEGGYVIPTPGFFPRLRQLCDRHGILLMVDEVQSGAGRTGRWWAIEHEDVEPDIVCFAKGVASGMPLGGIIARDEVMAWKSGAHGSTFGGNPVAVAASAATLQVIEEEGLLERATESGNYILDALAEMETKHPSIGQVRGRGLMVGIEFVTDRETKKRGAQLRNHVVQRGFAEGLLLLPCGENTIRLTPPLNIPRHLLDEGLQIFEHVVGEAEAMYL; this comes from the coding sequence ATGGAACCCAATATCAATGGCGTCGGTCCAATCGCACAGGCGGTGATTGCCCGTGACCATGACGCCCTGGCAACATCTTATCACCGCGAATATCCGCTGGTCGTCGATCATGCCCTCGGCTCCGAGGTGTGGGATGTTGACGGGCGGCGTTATATCGACTTCATGGCCGGCGTAGCCGTGCTGAACGTTGGGCATCGTCATCCGAAGGTCGTGGAAGCCGTGCGGCAGCAGGTCGATAAGTTCTGGCACATTTGCCTGCATGACTTTTACTATCCAAATGCGGTGGACCTGGCGGAGCAGTTGCAGCGGATCGCCCCCATGTCCGACCACACGCGCATCTATTTTGGCAATTCGGGCACGGAAGCGGTGGAAGCGGCGATCAAGCTGGCGCGTTACAAAACAAAGCGCAGCCGTTTCATTGGCTTCACGGGAGCTTTCCATGGGCGTACGCTTGGCTCGCTTTCGTTTACGTCTAGCAAGACGGTACAGCGGGCGAACTATCAGTTGATGGTTCCCGTACACCATCTGCCTTACCCGAACGAGTATCGCCCGGTGCTGGTCTCGCACAACGGGGAGCATTATGGGGACACGATTCTGGATTATCTGGAAAATGAGTTGTTCCGTATGGTCGTGTCGCCGCAGGATATTGCCGGCATTCTCATCGAACCCATTCAGGGCGAAGGCGGCTACGTCATCCCTACCCCCGGCTTCTTCCCCCGTCTGCGCCAGCTTTGCGACCGCCACGGCATTCTCCTCATGGTAGACGAAGTCCAGAGCGGGGCCGGACGCACGGGCCGCTGGTGGGCCATTGAACATGAGGACGTGGAACCGGACATCGTCTGTTTCGCCAAAGGCGTCGCCAGCGGCATGCCATTGGGCGGCATCATCGCCCGCGACGAGGTCATGGCCTGGAAATCGGGCGCGCACGGCAGCACCTTCGGCGGCAATCCCGTGGCCGTGGCGGCTTCCGCGGCCACGCTGCAAGTCATTGAGGAAGAAGGGCTATTGGAACGTGCCACGGAATCGGGAAACTACATCCTGGATGCGCTGGCGGAAATGGAGACGAAACACCCCAGCATCGGCCAGGTGCGCGGGCGTGGTTTGATGGTAGGGATTGAATTCGTCACCGACCGCGAGACAAAAAAGCGGGGTGCGCAACTGCGTAACCATGTCGTGCAGCGTGGTTTTGCCGAAGGGTTGCTGCTGCTGCCCTGCGGCGAAAACACCATTCGCCTGACGCCGCCGCTGAATATCCCGCGGCATCTGCTGGACGAGGGTCTGCAGATTTTCGAGCACGTTGTTGGCGAAGCGGAAGCAATGTACTTGTAG
- a CDS encoding glucose-1-phosphate adenylyltransferase: MRISNEVLGLILGGGRGTRLSPLTRERSKPAVPLAGRYRLIDIPMSNCFNAGIDKIAILTQFNSVSLHRHIYNTYVRDVFSKGWVQIWAAEQTPTSADWYQGTADAVRKQIIEIRSADVKYILVLAGDHLYRMDYAEFLQYHVDKGADISVAVQPVPHKDASQLGILKLNPDGQISTFREKPKTAAELAGMESGSNPDKPYMASMGIYVFNLDVLLALLENEGADDFGHDIIPGALSTHRVMGFQFDGYWADIGTIRRFYEVNLQLTQPNAAFNFYDADRPIYTRPRFLPGTTMQGREMENVLLGDGSLIAHASLHNSVIGLRSVIGDNVVIRESVLMGADYYESDADRAENRRLGRPDIGIGDDTVIEGAIIDKNARIGKGVRIRIDTTRPDSESENWVARDGLVIIPKNAILPDGMVI, translated from the coding sequence ATGCGCATAAGTAATGAAGTTTTGGGACTTATTTTGGGTGGTGGACGGGGCACACGCCTGTCTCCGTTGACCCGGGAACGATCAAAACCTGCCGTGCCGCTGGCGGGGCGGTATCGTTTGATTGATATTCCGATGAGCAACTGCTTTAATGCCGGCATTGACAAAATCGCCATCCTCACCCAATTCAACTCCGTCTCCCTACACCGCCACATCTACAACACCTACGTCCGCGACGTATTCTCCAAAGGCTGGGTGCAAATCTGGGCCGCCGAGCAAACACCCACCAGCGCGGATTGGTATCAGGGCACTGCCGACGCCGTGCGCAAACAAATTATCGAAATCCGCTCCGCCGACGTCAAATACATCCTCGTCCTGGCCGGCGACCACCTGTACCGCATGGACTACGCCGAATTCCTCCAATACCACGTAGACAAGGGCGCCGACATCTCCGTAGCCGTGCAACCCGTGCCTCACAAGGATGCCTCCCAGTTAGGCATTCTCAAGCTCAACCCCGACGGCCAGATCAGCACCTTCCGCGAAAAACCGAAAACCGCCGCCGAGTTGGCGGGCATGGAAAGCGGCAGCAACCCAGACAAGCCGTACATGGCTTCCATGGGCATCTATGTCTTCAACCTGGATGTACTGCTGGCGTTGCTGGAAAACGAAGGGGCTGACGACTTCGGCCACGACATCATTCCCGGCGCGTTGAGTACGCATCGCGTCATGGGGTTCCAGTTTGACGGCTATTGGGCCGATATTGGCACGATTCGTCGCTTCTACGAGGTCAATCTGCAATTGACCCAGCCCAACGCCGCTTTCAACTTTTACGACGCCGACCGTCCCATCTATACACGCCCCCGTTTTCTACCAGGAACGACCATGCAAGGACGAGAAATGGAAAACGTGCTGCTGGGGGATGGCTCCTTGATTGCCCATGCCTCGCTGCATAACTCCGTCATCGGTTTGCGCAGCGTTATTGGCGACAACGTCGTCATCCGCGAGTCCGTCCTCATGGGAGCGGATTACTACGAATCTGACGCGGACCGGGCGGAGAATCGTCGCCTGGGTCGGCCGGATATTGGCATTGGGGATGATACGGTGATTGAAGGCGCGATTATTGATAAAAATGCGCGCATTGGCAAGGGGGTGCGTATTCGCATAGACACCACCCGCCCGGATTCGGAATCAGAGAACTGGGTGGCGCGTGATGGCCTGGTGATTATCCCCAAAAACGCCATCTTGCCCGATGGCATGGTGATTTAA
- a CDS encoding HAD family hydrolase, which translates to MRLLLFDIDGTLIYANRTGRTAILSALEQIFGTTGPAEQYHMAGKTDPQIITDLLTAAGIPPAQIAEKLPLVYRHMVVKGHQVFKPENGLAPCPGVLALLAALQQRPDAVLGLLTGNIAATAPLKLTGAGIDPAQFRLGAYGSDAADRNLLPAIAMQRATQVTGHLFHAGNTTIIGDTPADILCARGATATAVAVATGRYTPATLAQYKPDHLLENLLDTEAVLDLLLPKEALPST; encoded by the coding sequence ATGCGCCTGCTCCTTTTCGACATTGACGGAACCCTTATCTATGCCAACCGCACCGGGCGGACAGCGATCCTGTCCGCCCTGGAGCAGATCTTTGGCACAACAGGGCCGGCGGAGCAGTACCACATGGCCGGCAAAACGGACCCGCAAATCATCACCGATCTACTCACGGCTGCCGGCATTCCCCCCGCCCAAATCGCCGAAAAACTCCCCCTCGTCTACCGGCACATGGTCGTCAAAGGGCATCAGGTCTTCAAGCCAGAAAATGGGCTGGCCCCCTGCCCCGGTGTCCTCGCGCTGCTCGCCGCGCTCCAGCAGCGCCCCGACGCGGTGCTGGGCCTGCTCACCGGCAACATCGCCGCCACGGCCCCCCTGAAACTGACCGGCGCGGGCATCGATCCCGCTCAATTCCGCCTGGGCGCCTATGGCTCCGACGCAGCCGACCGTAATCTGCTGCCGGCTATTGCCATGCAGCGAGCCACCCAGGTCACGGGTCACTTGTTTCATGCCGGCAACACCACCATCATCGGCGACACCCCCGCCGACATCCTCTGCGCCCGCGGCGCCACCGCCACCGCCGTCGCCGTCGCCACGGGTCGCTACACCCCGGCCACCCTCGCCCAATACAAGCCCGACCACTTGCTGGAGAATCTGCTGGATACGGAAGCCGTCCTGGATCTGCTGCTGCCGAAAGAAGCCCTCCCGTCCACATAA
- a CDS encoding DUF433 domain-containing protein, protein MKTRIMGRYVVTDPEICHGKPIFRGTRILVADVLEQVADGLAWETIIEEWRGSISHEAIAEAVRLSRQAFLDNANKYAFGSMAA, encoded by the coding sequence ATGAAAACAAGAATTATGGGACGTTATGTAGTCACTGATCCGGAAATATGTCACGGTAAACCAATCTTTCGCGGAACTCGAATTTTGGTTGCTGATGTTTTGGAACAAGTTGCTGATGGGCTGGCCTGGGAAACGATCATTGAGGAGTGGCGCGGCAGCATTTCTCATGAGGCCATTGCGGAAGCGGTTAGATTATCAAGACAGGCATTTCTCGATAATGCAAACAAATACGCATTTGGGTCGATGGCGGCGTGA
- a CDS encoding dihydrodipicolinate synthase family protein — translation MSAQVNALNGRLFLGVTPAMATPLRGDGRVDTAEVARLVTWLIDLGVAGIFAGGTTGEGLLLPLAERRMLHEAAVAAAAGRVPVLVHAGTNNTTDTLTLAQHAAGIGADGVVVITPTFYPLPDDALAAYFQAIADAIPDIPLLLYDIPHMAVNGVTPRLLGMLADTVPNLAGVKSSRADAQVVRQLIDAAPHVAVYAGNERIALGLLALGARGLISGLATAMPEPFVALAAAARSGDWATARQIQQIINRLLDVMPAGQRIGAIKTILASRGLAVGQPLPPRPACPDSTLWSRLQAIWPPAS, via the coding sequence ATGTCGGCGCAGGTGAATGCTTTGAATGGGCGCTTGTTTTTGGGGGTGACGCCAGCTATGGCGACGCCGCTGCGTGGGGACGGGCGCGTTGACACGGCGGAGGTGGCGCGGCTGGTAACGTGGCTGATTGATCTGGGCGTTGCCGGCATTTTCGCCGGCGGCACAACGGGTGAAGGACTCCTGCTCCCCCTGGCGGAACGGCGGATGCTGCACGAGGCAGCCGTCGCGGCGGCAGCGGGGCGGGTTCCGGTACTGGTTCATGCCGGCACAAACAACACCACCGACACCCTCACCCTGGCCCAGCACGCTGCCGGCATCGGTGCGGACGGCGTCGTCGTGATCACGCCCACCTTCTACCCCCTCCCCGACGACGCCCTCGCCGCCTACTTCCAGGCCATCGCCGACGCCATCCCCGACATCCCCCTGCTCCTCTACGACATCCCACACATGGCCGTCAACGGCGTCACGCCACGCTTGCTGGGCATGCTGGCGGATACCGTCCCCAACCTGGCCGGCGTGAAGAGCAGCCGCGCCGACGCCCAGGTCGTACGCCAACTGATTGATGCCGCGCCGCATGTGGCCGTTTATGCCGGCAACGAACGCATCGCCCTCGGATTACTGGCCCTGGGCGCGCGCGGCCTGATCAGCGGTCTGGCCACGGCCATGCCGGAACCCTTCGTAGCGCTCGCCGCCGCCGCGCGCAGCGGGGATTGGGCCACGGCACGACAAATACAACAAATAATCAACCGGTTGCTGGATGTTATGCCGGCAGGTCAACGTATCGGGGCCATCAAGACCATCCTCGCCAGCCGCGGCCTCGCCGTCGGCCAACCGCTGCCCCCACGCCCCGCCTGCCCCGATTCCACACTCTGGTCACGCCTACAGGCCATCTGGCCACCCGCTTCCTGA
- a CDS encoding ATP-dependent Clp protease adaptor ClpS — protein MLEMLLQTDVEEAIEQDLGLSDTDAANGSWKVVIHNDDVTPYDFVIMILQTIFQLSPVAAELVTYIAHSMGLALVAVLPQKEAQRRVGKAHFAAQLEGYPLTFSLESDDN, from the coding sequence ATGCTTGAGATGCTACTGCAAACTGACGTTGAAGAAGCAATCGAACAAGACCTGGGTCTCAGCGACACAGACGCTGCCAATGGTAGCTGGAAAGTTGTCATCCACAACGACGATGTGACCCCCTATGATTTTGTGATTATGATCCTGCAAACTATCTTCCAACTGTCGCCCGTGGCCGCCGAACTCGTCACCTACATCGCGCACTCAATGGGGCTTGCACTCGTGGCTGTTTTGCCGCAAAAAGAAGCGCAGCGACGGGTGGGCAAAGCGCATTTCGCCGCTCAGCTTGAAGGCTACCCGCTCACTTTTTCATTGGAATCTGATGACAACTGA